The following proteins come from a genomic window of Winogradskyella sp. PC-19:
- the dapA gene encoding 4-hydroxy-tetrahydrodipicolinate synthase, which yields MTKFVGTGVALITPFNKDLSVDFDALTKLVEYNISNSIEYLVISGTTGESVTITKEEKVSITNHIVKVNDGRLPLVLGIGGNNTKEVIDEINTTDLSNIDAILSVSPYYSKPTQEGMYAHFEAISKVSPVPIILYNVPGRTSKNMLPETVIRLANDFDNIIAVKEAGNNVGQYLELLRDKPKGFHIISGDDDLALTVTLAGGSGVISVIGQALPKEFSDMIRLGIEKNAKDSYEIHFTIMEIINLIFSENNPAGIKAALSALNISKPHVRLPLVEATVNLKNALDIELKQLG from the coding sequence ATGACCAAATTTGTAGGTACAGGTGTCGCGTTGATTACACCTTTTAATAAGGATTTATCAGTGGATTTTGACGCTTTGACAAAGTTAGTGGAGTATAACATTTCTAATAGCATTGAATATTTGGTAATTAGCGGTACTACTGGAGAAAGTGTTACTATAACCAAAGAAGAAAAGGTGTCAATAACTAATCACATTGTTAAAGTAAATGATGGTAGACTACCTTTAGTCCTAGGTATTGGCGGAAATAACACCAAAGAAGTTATTGACGAAATAAACACAACAGATTTGTCTAATATAGATGCGATTCTGTCAGTTTCTCCTTACTATAGTAAACCGACTCAAGAGGGTATGTATGCACATTTCGAAGCTATTTCTAAGGTGTCACCAGTACCAATTATACTATATAACGTGCCAGGTCGAACTTCAAAGAACATGTTACCTGAAACTGTAATTCGTTTAGCAAATGATTTCGACAATATCATAGCCGTAAAAGAAGCAGGGAATAATGTTGGACAATATTTAGAGTTACTAAGAGATAAGCCAAAAGGATTTCATATTATTTCTGGCGATGATGATTTGGCATTGACAGTGACTTTAGCAGGTGGTTCGGGTGTAATATCAGTTATAGGACAAGCATTGCCAAAAGAATTTTCTGATATGATTAGATTAGGTATTGAAAAAAATGCAAAAGATTCGTACGAGATTCATTTTACTATTATGGAGATAATAAATCTTATTTTTTCTGAAAATAACCCAGCAGGTATCAAAGCAGCTTTAAGCGCTTTAAATATAAGCAAACCTCATGTCAGACTTCCTTTAGTAGAGGCAACAGTTAATCTTAAGAATGCTCTTGATATAGAGTTAAAGCAACTGGGTTAA
- a CDS encoding outer membrane protein assembly factor BamD: MRKIVYILLSVLVLTSCSDFQKVMKSEDIALKFKTGEELFDAGKYKKANRLFEQIVPKYRGKPQAEKLMYMHSMCFYKLEQYYFSGYRFEQFVNSYPKSEKAEEAAFLSAKSYYEESPIFSKDIEETIKAIEKMQLFINGYPNSEYLAEANELVKELDFKLEKKAFEIAKQYNHIYDYKASIKSFNNFLLDFPGSSLKEDALYYKFNSEYNLAILSIKGLKQERIANALADYKVLVKAFPETKYLDEATQLKEELEKEKNTENKS; encoded by the coding sequence ATGAGAAAAATAGTTTACATCTTATTATCCGTTTTAGTACTCACGTCTTGTAGTGACTTTCAGAAAGTTATGAAGTCAGAAGATATTGCATTAAAGTTCAAAACAGGAGAAGAGCTTTTTGATGCTGGGAAATACAAAAAAGCAAATCGACTGTTTGAGCAAATAGTTCCTAAGTATAGAGGTAAGCCTCAGGCAGAAAAGCTTATGTATATGCACTCTATGTGTTTTTATAAATTAGAGCAATACTATTTTTCTGGTTACAGATTTGAGCAATTTGTAAACTCATATCCAAAAAGTGAGAAAGCAGAAGAGGCAGCTTTTCTATCAGCTAAAAGTTATTATGAAGAGTCTCCAATTTTTTCAAAAGATATTGAAGAAACGATAAAAGCTATAGAGAAAATGCAGCTTTTCATCAATGGTTATCCAAATTCAGAATACTTAGCCGAAGCCAACGAGTTAGTAAAAGAATTAGACTTTAAACTAGAAAAAAAGGCTTTTGAAATAGCTAAACAGTACAATCATATATATGATTATAAAGCTTCAATAAAATCATTTAATAATTTTTTATTAGATTTCCCTGGGTCATCTTTAAAAGAAGATGCTTTATATTATAAGTTTAATTCAGAGTACAACCTTGCAATATTAAGTATTAAGGGATTAAAACAAGAACGTATAGCAAACGCTTTAGCGGATTACAAAGTTTTAGTTAAGGCTTTTCCTGAAACTAAATATTTAGACGAAGCTACTCAATTGAAAGAAGAATTAGAAAAAGAAAAAAATACAGAGAATAAAAGTTAA
- a CDS encoding DNA-directed RNA polymerase subunit omega: MDLKKTDAPTTTLTYNRNEIDAPTDNIYEAISVIAKRAEQINTDIRRELVDKLEEFATYNDSLEEIFENKEQIEVSKFYEKLPKPHALAVKEWLEDKIYHRNTENETQE, encoded by the coding sequence ATGGATTTAAAAAAGACAGACGCACCAACAACGACGTTGACTTACAACAGAAATGAAATTGATGCACCAACAGATAATATCTATGAAGCTATTTCTGTTATTGCTAAGCGTGCAGAGCAAATCAATACTGATATCAGAAGAGAATTAGTTGATAAGCTTGAAGAGTTTGCAACTTATAATGATAGTTTAGAGGAGATTTTTGAAAATAAAGAGCAAATTGAAGTATCTAAGTTTTACGAAAAATTGCCTAAGCCACATGCATTAGCAGTAAAAGAGTGGTTAGAAGATAAGATTTACCACAGAAATACTGAGAACGAAACTCAGGAATAA
- the coaBC gene encoding bifunctional phosphopantothenoylcysteine decarboxylase/phosphopantothenate--cysteine ligase CoaBC, whose protein sequence is MSILKDKNILLGVTAGIAAYKTAHLVRQFIKAGANIKVVMTPASKDFITPLTLSTLSKNPVHSSFTNEDDDNAVWNNHVELGLWADLFVIAPATANTLSKMANGSCDNLLLATYLSAKCPVYFAPAMDLDMYKHDSTKNSFKKLNAFGNTMIPATSGELASGLVGEGRMAEPEDILAFIERDVISKLPFKGKKIVITAGPTYEAIDPVRFIGNHSSGKMGFEIAKAASNLGAEVTLVSGPTHQIISNSLVSLKPVISAQEMYDEVHKHYKYCDIAILSAAVADYRPKQVAGQKIKKAGSTLTVELEKTKDILKSLGQEKKNQFLVGFALETNNELEHAKGKLESKNLDLIVLNSLRDKGAGFGVSTNKVTFITKSKQVIENELKSKAEVAKDLMQQILKQIDA, encoded by the coding sequence ATGTCTATTCTTAAAGACAAAAATATTTTACTGGGTGTTACTGCTGGAATTGCAGCATACAAAACAGCTCACTTAGTAAGACAATTCATAAAAGCAGGTGCCAACATCAAAGTAGTGATGACACCTGCTTCTAAGGATTTTATAACGCCACTTACGCTTTCTACACTTTCAAAAAATCCGGTTCACTCTTCATTTACAAACGAGGACGATGATAACGCCGTGTGGAATAACCATGTAGAATTAGGACTTTGGGCAGATTTATTTGTTATTGCGCCAGCTACAGCCAATACATTATCAAAAATGGCTAATGGTTCATGTGATAATTTATTATTAGCGACATACCTTTCGGCAAAATGTCCAGTTTACTTCGCTCCAGCAATGGATTTGGACATGTATAAACATGACTCTACAAAAAACTCTTTCAAAAAGTTAAACGCTTTTGGAAACACAATGATTCCTGCAACTAGTGGAGAATTAGCTAGTGGTTTGGTAGGAGAAGGACGAATGGCAGAACCCGAAGATATACTAGCTTTTATAGAACGTGACGTCATAAGTAAATTACCTTTTAAAGGAAAAAAAATAGTAATTACAGCTGGACCAACTTACGAAGCTATCGACCCAGTTCGCTTTATAGGAAATCATTCTAGTGGAAAAATGGGATTTGAGATTGCTAAAGCCGCATCAAATTTAGGCGCTGAGGTAACTTTAGTTTCAGGTCCAACACATCAAATCATCTCTAATTCTTTAGTAAGCTTAAAACCTGTTATAAGCGCACAAGAGATGTATGATGAGGTTCATAAGCATTATAAATATTGTGATATTGCCATTCTATCTGCTGCAGTTGCAGATTATAGACCAAAGCAAGTTGCGGGTCAGAAAATAAAAAAGGCTGGTTCTACGTTAACTGTAGAGTTAGAAAAAACTAAAGATATTTTAAAATCATTAGGACAAGAAAAAAAGAATCAATTTTTGGTAGGTTTTGCTTTGGAAACAAATAATGAATTGGAGCACGCCAAGGGAAAATTAGAAAGTAAAAATCTTGATTTAATCGTTTTGAATTCTCTAAGAGATAAAGGAGCGGGTTTTGGAGTATCGACAAATAAAGTTACATTTATAACCAAATCAAAACAGGTTATAGAAAACGAGCTAAAGTCAAAAGCAGAAGTTGCTAAAGACTTGATGCAACAAATATTAAAGCAAATAGATGCGTAG
- a CDS encoding DUF4835 family protein: MRRHFFILFLFISTLAIAQELNCVVTVVAQQTGNDNNQVFQTLERQLTEFINNTQWTDKKFKTQERINCSMVINVQNYSNDAFSATLQVQSSRPVFGSTYSTPVYTFNDKEFQFRYLEFQNLVFNKNQFESNLISTLAFHIYMILGMDADTFAPNGGNDYYRQAQTIVAYSAGQGGLGWKLEDGLQSRFALIDNLLSPTYKEFRSTMYSYHRDGLDFMHKDLKKAKEEILSSVSDLQKMHGRRPNSFLMRVFFDSKANEVSSIFSGGPSVNISQLINTLNKISPTNASKWKKIKF; encoded by the coding sequence ATGCGTAGACATTTTTTTATACTTTTTCTTTTCATTTCGACATTAGCGATAGCTCAAGAATTAAATTGTGTAGTAACTGTTGTTGCCCAACAAACTGGAAATGATAATAATCAGGTTTTTCAAACATTAGAGCGTCAATTAACTGAATTTATTAATAATACGCAGTGGACAGACAAAAAATTTAAAACCCAAGAGCGTATAAATTGTAGTATGGTTATTAATGTGCAAAACTATAGTAATGACGCTTTTTCTGCTACGTTACAAGTACAATCTTCGAGACCAGTTTTTGGTTCCACATATAGTACACCAGTATATACTTTTAATGATAAAGAATTTCAGTTTCGATATTTAGAATTTCAGAATTTAGTTTTTAATAAAAATCAATTTGAATCTAATCTAATCTCAACACTAGCATTTCATATTTATATGATTTTAGGTATGGATGCAGACACATTTGCTCCAAATGGAGGTAATGATTATTATCGCCAAGCGCAGACCATTGTAGCTTATTCTGCAGGTCAAGGAGGATTGGGTTGGAAATTGGAAGACGGTCTGCAATCGCGCTTTGCCTTGATTGATAATTTATTGTCTCCAACATACAAAGAGTTCAGAAGTACCATGTATTCTTATCATAGAGATGGTTTAGATTTTATGCATAAGGATTTAAAAAAAGCTAAAGAAGAAATTTTATCTTCGGTTTCAGATTTACAAAAAATGCATGGTCGAAGACCAAATTCATTTTTAATGCGTGTCTTTTTTGATTCTAAAGCAAATGAGGTGTCTAGCATATTTAGTGGTGGACCAAGTGTTAATATATCTCAGCTAATTAATACATTAAATAAGATTTCGCCAACAAATGCCTCTAAGTGGAAAAAGATAAAATTCTAA
- the recN gene encoding DNA repair protein RecN, translated as MITSLSITNYALIDALEVSFNNSFSIITGETGAGKSILLGGLSLVLGKRADLSQIKDKSKKCIIEAVFDIANYDLKFVFFQNDLDYDPQTIIRREILPSGKSRAFVNDTPVNLDSLNNLSSHLLDIHSQHQTLQLVDDSYQFKVIDAIANNEKLLSDYKSELTSYKKLKQELNKLEASLIETKKEYDYNLFLLNELQEAQLENINIQELESSYEQLSNVETINETLSYSISLLNNEELGVIERLNEIKRQLSNISSFGKEYALIESRVESTAIELDDILTEIDNLEGKLSSDPQELEKINSKLLVINNLLQKHSVLDVSELLDIKDSLTEKIDVSENLDSNISEVKTQIETSEKKLNLISQKLSKSRASIVPKFISNLEAILGQLGMTNAKFNIQFTALDTFKYNGKDELHFLFKANKGGDFSELKKSASGGELSRIMLAIKSILANYVKLPTLMFDEIDTGVSGEISNKMGDIMKVMSKNMQVFSITHLPQIASKGDWHYKVYKTDIDNVTQTQMKLLTQEERVVELAQMLGGTSITESAIAHAKQLLN; from the coding sequence TTGATAACCTCATTAAGTATAACAAACTACGCGTTAATTGACGCATTAGAAGTCAGTTTTAATAATAGTTTCTCGATTATAACAGGAGAGACTGGTGCAGGTAAGTCTATTCTTTTAGGTGGGTTATCATTAGTTTTGGGTAAACGCGCAGATTTAAGTCAAATCAAAGACAAGTCAAAAAAATGTATTATTGAAGCTGTTTTTGATATAGCAAATTATGATTTGAAGTTTGTTTTTTTTCAAAACGATTTAGATTACGACCCGCAAACTATTATTAGAAGAGAGATATTACCTTCAGGTAAATCAAGGGCTTTCGTTAACGATACTCCTGTTAATTTAGATAGCCTCAATAATTTAAGTAGCCATTTATTAGATATTCATTCACAACATCAAACCCTACAATTGGTCGATGATTCTTATCAATTTAAGGTAATTGATGCAATTGCTAACAATGAGAAGTTATTGTCAGATTATAAGTCTGAATTAACTAGTTATAAGAAATTAAAACAAGAACTAAATAAACTTGAAGCTTCGTTAATCGAAACCAAAAAGGAATACGATTATAATCTTTTTTTATTGAATGAATTACAAGAAGCACAATTAGAAAATATAAATATACAAGAGCTAGAATCTTCTTATGAGCAATTAAGTAATGTCGAAACCATCAATGAAACACTTAGTTATTCTATATCATTACTAAATAATGAAGAATTAGGTGTGATTGAAAGGCTAAATGAAATTAAGCGACAGTTATCAAATATAAGTAGCTTCGGAAAAGAATATGCTTTAATCGAAAGTAGAGTAGAAAGTACGGCTATAGAGTTAGATGATATTTTGACTGAGATAGATAATCTTGAAGGTAAGCTATCTTCTGACCCACAAGAATTAGAAAAAATCAACAGTAAGCTTCTTGTTATCAACAACCTACTGCAGAAACATTCAGTTTTAGATGTTTCTGAATTATTGGATATCAAAGATAGTCTGACTGAGAAAATAGACGTCTCAGAAAATTTGGATTCAAATATCTCAGAAGTAAAAACTCAGATAGAGACTTCAGAAAAAAAATTGAATTTAATTTCTCAAAAATTAAGCAAGAGTAGAGCATCTATTGTCCCAAAATTTATCTCTAATTTAGAAGCTATTTTAGGACAATTGGGTATGACAAATGCTAAGTTTAATATTCAGTTTACAGCTTTAGATACTTTTAAATACAATGGTAAAGATGAGCTTCATTTTTTATTTAAGGCCAATAAAGGCGGTGACTTTAGCGAGCTTAAAAAATCTGCTTCTGGTGGTGAATTATCCAGAATAATGCTTGCTATAAAATCTATTTTGGCTAATTATGTCAAGTTACCAACACTAATGTTTGATGAAATCGATACTGGTGTTTCTGGTGAGATATCAAACAAAATGGGTGATATCATGAAAGTTATGAGTAAAAATATGCAAGTGTTTTCTATTACACATTTACCACAAATAGCATCAAAAGGCGATTGGCACTATAAGGTATACAAGACAGATATCGATAATGTTACTCAAACACAGATGAAACTTTTGACTCAAGAAGAACGTGTTGTAGAATTAGCACAAATGTTAGGCGGAACTAGTATAACAGAATCTGCAATAGCACATGCAAAACAGTTACTTAATTAG
- a CDS encoding enoyl-ACP reductase produces MSYNLLKGKKGIIFGALDPNSIAWKTAERVHEEGGEFVLTNAPIAMRMGQINDLAEKTGSQIIPADATSEEDLQNLVEKSMEILGGKIDFVLHSIGMSVNVRKGRAYTDQKYDWTQKGTDVSAMSFHKVMSALYKNDAMKEWGSIVALTYMAAQRVFPDYNDMADNKAYLESIARSFGYFFGRDKKVRVNTISQSPTPTTAGQGVKGFDGFIAYAEKMSPLGNATAMDCANYTVTLFSDLTKRVTLQNLYNDGGFSNMGVSDAVMDAFVGEE; encoded by the coding sequence ATGTCATATAACTTATTAAAAGGGAAAAAAGGAATTATTTTTGGAGCATTAGATCCAAATTCTATTGCATGGAAAACTGCAGAACGTGTACATGAAGAAGGCGGAGAATTTGTATTAACCAATGCGCCAATTGCAATGAGAATGGGGCAGATTAACGATTTGGCCGAGAAGACTGGTTCTCAAATTATTCCAGCAGATGCAACCTCTGAAGAAGATTTACAAAATTTAGTTGAAAAGTCTATGGAGATTTTAGGCGGGAAAATAGATTTTGTTCTACACTCAATAGGTATGTCTGTTAACGTAAGAAAAGGTAGAGCATATACTGACCAAAAATACGATTGGACACAAAAAGGAACAGATGTTTCTGCAATGTCTTTTCATAAAGTAATGTCTGCTTTATATAAGAACGATGCTATGAAGGAATGGGGAAGTATTGTTGCGTTAACTTATATGGCAGCACAACGTGTATTCCCTGATTATAATGATATGGCAGATAATAAAGCCTACCTAGAAAGTATTGCACGTAGTTTTGGTTATTTCTTCGGAAGAGACAAAAAAGTAAGAGTAAACACTATTTCTCAATCTCCTACACCAACCACAGCTGGTCAAGGTGTAAAAGGTTTTGATGGTTTTATTGCTTACGCCGAAAAAATGTCACCACTTGGTAATGCAACAGCAATGGATTGTGCCAACTATACAGTAACCTTATTTAGTGACTTGACGAAGCGCGTGACACTTCAAAATTTATATAATGACGGAGGTTTTAGTAACATGGGTGTAAGTGACGCCGTTATGGATGCCTTTGTTGGTGAAGAATAG
- a CDS encoding T9SS type A sorting domain-containing protein: MKKITLLLMLLTISLTAFAQTTVTCGSTTNQSGDCYTSSVNLDYSYMSSDSAQVLTITVNAGEVESGWDEFIVYDGEDATATELYNGYGTSGDLTGLTFTTSGPNLFVRIQPDGSADCGTEGYATLDFDVVCATPPSAPDCATNPTPVDGATNQPIGTTTLTWDTPLSGPSPTSYDLFSGQMSDGSDFGLVGNYVTNTANVTVSGFEATIYYQVVPKNGNVSAMGCPIWSLTTIPAPTGALCSDPIVVSSLPYNQTGATTEGFGDDYTSTNVSCSTSSYLNGDDIVYAYTPVADINVDVTLENTGTWAGLFIFSGCENANEVFTECFGNSTSSAAGSRAIEAVDLTGGTTYYIVISTFASPQSTPFDLSITENTCSDATATFTAVEDCANTQFTVDVDITDLGSATSVTISDDQGSSTQQVSNTGIVSFGPYASATNVNFTVINDQDATCEISGSVVFGCPPPNDACVDAEILTLSDTTSCNNLLSGTTQGASTDAANGCSTSGRDVWYRFTSADAGDYFASVTETFESLSSTSTYITAYSGSCGALTQIGSSTSCFNTGTLIIDAAANTTYYLNIRSSSSSGYTEFDICVFGEQPPPPNDACAAAINIDNGDVLNGNSTFATNVEDLTPCSGGDIGSSCASGVNDGTIDFGAGLWYLYNSSGNESITIQVGGFDTEVQVFEGTCGALTCVAGDDDSGTGGNNSQVCFDALVAADYYIYVDGHNTNTGAFTISLNTDSPLPPANDDCDDAENIPDTSVTVNGTNAGATDSAPGDACVTGNDVWYSFTTDANGGDITVTIDSGFEYAIYTDCAGTLADACNTGLTGAPADTTYYLRIGDDGSPSTRAEGTFSFSLAGSALSTSDFDTETGFTYYPNPVKNTLTLNAQQNIDTVTMYNMLGQEVLRLSPNSVNVTVNMANLSTGAYFAKVSILGNTQTVRIIKQ, from the coding sequence ATGAAAAAAATTACTTTATTGTTAATGCTATTAACGATTTCTTTAACAGCATTTGCTCAGACTACGGTAACCTGTGGGTCTACTACTAATCAATCTGGAGATTGCTATACGTCTAGCGTTAACCTAGATTATTCATATATGTCTTCTGACTCAGCTCAGGTACTAACCATTACGGTAAATGCTGGTGAAGTTGAATCTGGATGGGATGAATTTATAGTTTATGATGGTGAAGATGCTACAGCTACAGAATTATATAATGGCTATGGAACTAGCGGTGACCTAACTGGTCTTACATTTACCACTTCTGGTCCAAATTTATTTGTAAGAATTCAACCAGATGGTAGTGCTGATTGTGGTACAGAAGGTTATGCAACTTTAGATTTTGATGTAGTTTGCGCTACTCCGCCATCAGCTCCTGATTGTGCAACAAACCCAACACCAGTAGATGGTGCAACTAATCAACCCATTGGAACTACAACTTTGACATGGGATACGCCTTTGTCTGGACCATCACCTACAAGTTATGACTTATTTTCTGGACAAATGTCAGATGGGTCTGATTTTGGGTTAGTTGGGAATTATGTAACTAATACAGCAAATGTGACTGTTAGTGGATTCGAAGCAACTATTTATTATCAAGTTGTTCCTAAAAATGGTAATGTTAGTGCAATGGGTTGCCCTATATGGAGTTTGACTACTATTCCAGCTCCAACGGGAGCGTTATGTTCCGATCCAATAGTTGTTAGTAGCTTACCATATAATCAAACAGGAGCAACAACTGAAGGTTTCGGTGACGATTACACTTCAACAAATGTATCATGTAGTACATCATCTTACTTAAATGGTGATGATATTGTTTATGCTTACACACCAGTAGCTGATATTAATGTTGACGTTACACTTGAGAATACTGGTACTTGGGCTGGTTTATTTATATTCTCTGGATGTGAAAATGCTAATGAAGTATTTACAGAATGTTTCGGTAATAGTACTAGTTCTGCAGCTGGTAGCCGAGCAATAGAAGCTGTTGATTTAACTGGTGGTACTACATATTATATTGTGATTTCTACTTTTGCGTCTCCTCAATCAACACCTTTTGATTTATCTATTACTGAAAATACTTGTTCAGATGCTACAGCCACTTTTACTGCTGTAGAAGATTGTGCTAATACTCAATTTACAGTAGATGTTGATATTACTGATTTAGGTTCTGCAACTTCAGTTACTATATCAGATGATCAAGGTAGTTCGACACAGCAAGTTTCTAATACTGGTATTGTAAGTTTTGGACCTTATGCATCTGCTACAAATGTAAATTTTACTGTTATTAATGATCAAGATGCGACTTGTGAAATTTCTGGAAGTGTAGTATTTGGATGTCCACCACCAAATGATGCATGCGTTGACGCTGAAATCTTAACTCTATCTGATACGACGTCTTGCAATAATTTGTTATCAGGTACAACACAAGGTGCATCAACTGATGCTGCTAACGGTTGCTCAACTAGTGGAAGAGATGTATGGTACAGATTTACCTCTGCAGATGCAGGTGATTATTTTGCTTCAGTTACGGAAACTTTTGAATCATTGAGTTCTACGAGTACATATATAACTGCATATTCTGGTTCGTGTGGTGCTTTAACTCAAATCGGTAGTAGTACATCTTGTTTTAATACCGGTACTCTTATAATTGATGCAGCTGCAAACACTACTTATTATTTAAATATTAGAAGTAGTTCTTCTTCAGGTTATACTGAATTTGATATCTGTGTATTTGGAGAACAACCTCCACCACCAAATGATGCATGTGCAGCAGCTATTAATATTGACAATGGAGATGTTTTAAATGGTAACAGTACATTTGCTACCAATGTAGAGGATTTGACACCTTGTAGTGGAGGAGATATAGGTTCTTCATGCGCTTCTGGAGTTAATGACGGAACTATAGATTTTGGTGCAGGGTTGTGGTATTTATATAATTCTTCTGGTAATGAATCAATTACAATACAAGTTGGTGGTTTCGATACTGAAGTACAAGTTTTTGAAGGTACTTGCGGTGCTTTAACATGTGTTGCAGGTGATGATGATAGTGGAACAGGAGGTAATAATTCTCAAGTGTGTTTTGATGCTTTAGTAGCTGCTGACTATTATATATATGTAGACGGTCATAATACAAACACTGGAGCATTTACAATAAGTCTTAATACTGATTCTCCTTTACCACCTGCTAATGATGATTGTGATGATGCAGAGAATATACCAGATACAAGTGTTACTGTTAATGGTACTAATGCAGGGGCAACTGATTCTGCACCAGGAGATGCATGTGTTACAGGTAATGATGTTTGGTACTCATTTACTACTGATGCAAATGGTGGAGATATTACAGTAACTATAGATTCTGGTTTTGAGTATGCTATTTATACAGATTGTGCTGGAACTTTAGCAGATGCTTGTAATACAGGTTTAACTGGTGCTCCTGCTGATACAACTTATTATTTAAGAATTGGTGATGATGGTTCTCCATCAACGAGAGCTGAAGGTACATTTAGTTTCTCTTTAGCAGGTTCTGCGTTATCAACTAGCGATTTTGATACTGAAACAGGATTTACTTACTATCCAAACCCAGTAAAAAACACATTGACACTAAATGCTCAGCAAAATATTGATACTGTAACTATGTACAATATGCTAGGTCAAGAGGTATTAAGATTATCTCCAAACAGTGTAAATGTAACTGTAAACATGGCTAACTTAAGTACTGGTGCATATTTTGCAAAAGTATCTATCTTAGGAAACACGCAAACAGTACGTATAATTAAGCAATAA